The following are from one region of the Variovorax sp. V213 genome:
- a CDS encoding long-chain fatty acid--CoA ligase, translating to MSTTALRAPAGLWDLAHLQPKPGIVVPGDTIPAVFWKAVELRADKVWMRQKEFGIWRSWTWRQTAEAVREIAGGLLALGFGPGECASILANTVIEWVLCDIAVLSCGGVSNGIYPTDAAPQVHYLCEDSRTTVLFVEDDEQLDKALEVRAQLPLLRKVVVFDMEGLRDLDDPGVISLDALRALGRAHLQDHPQALEQRIAACRPEDLAILVYTSGTTGKPKGAMHSHRGLVYTMRGYNSLLSQGEGDERMCFLPLCHIAERMGGEYFAMYTGSILNFVENPETVPENVREISPTVFTAVPRVWEKFYSGVMIALKEASRLQQAAYGWSIGVGRQIAERVLQGQPVGAGLRLKFRLARWLALDNVRKLIGIHRARFLVTGAAPISPDLVRWYLALGVPMLEVWGMTESCGASTGVPPSRIMPGSIGPATSYNEVRLDPQTGEILVRGPNVFMGYLNLPEKTAETIDADGWLHTGDVGTVDAGGYFRITDRMKDIIITAGGKNITPSELENELKFSPYITDAVVIGDKRPYLTVIVMIDQENVEKFAQDHDVPFSNYESLTRAQEVLDLIQGEIDRVNAKFARVEQIKKFFLLETQLSAEDEELTPTMKLKRKLVQTKYAERIEAMYR from the coding sequence ATGAGCACTACCGCCTTGCGCGCTCCCGCCGGCCTTTGGGACCTGGCGCACCTGCAGCCCAAGCCCGGCATCGTCGTGCCCGGCGACACCATTCCCGCCGTGTTCTGGAAGGCCGTGGAATTGCGCGCCGACAAGGTCTGGATGCGGCAGAAGGAATTCGGCATCTGGCGCAGCTGGACCTGGCGGCAAACCGCCGAGGCCGTGCGCGAGATTGCGGGTGGCCTGCTGGCGCTCGGCTTCGGGCCGGGCGAATGCGCATCGATCCTCGCCAACACCGTCATCGAGTGGGTGCTGTGCGACATCGCCGTGCTCAGCTGCGGCGGCGTGTCGAACGGCATCTACCCGACCGACGCGGCCCCGCAGGTTCACTACCTCTGCGAAGACTCGCGCACCACCGTGCTCTTCGTCGAGGACGACGAGCAGCTCGACAAGGCGCTCGAGGTGCGCGCGCAATTGCCGCTGCTGCGCAAGGTCGTCGTGTTCGACATGGAGGGCCTGCGCGACCTCGACGATCCCGGCGTCATCAGCCTGGACGCACTGCGCGCGCTCGGCCGGGCGCATCTGCAGGACCATCCGCAGGCGCTGGAGCAGCGCATTGCCGCCTGCCGGCCCGAAGACCTGGCCATCCTCGTCTACACCTCGGGCACCACCGGCAAGCCCAAGGGCGCGATGCACAGCCACCGCGGGCTGGTGTACACCATGCGCGGCTACAACTCCCTGCTGTCTCAGGGCGAGGGCGACGAGCGCATGTGCTTCCTGCCGCTGTGCCACATTGCCGAGCGCATGGGCGGCGAATACTTCGCGATGTATACCGGCTCGATCCTCAACTTCGTCGAGAACCCCGAAACGGTGCCCGAGAACGTGCGCGAGATTTCGCCCACGGTGTTCACGGCCGTGCCGCGCGTGTGGGAGAAGTTCTATTCCGGCGTGATGATTGCGCTGAAAGAGGCGAGCCGGCTGCAGCAGGCTGCCTACGGCTGGAGCATTGGCGTGGGCCGGCAGATTGCCGAGCGCGTGCTCCAGGGCCAGCCGGTGGGCGCGGGGCTGCGCCTCAAGTTCCGCTTGGCGCGCTGGCTGGCGCTCGACAACGTACGCAAGCTCATCGGGATTCACCGCGCGCGCTTTCTCGTGACCGGCGCAGCGCCGATTTCGCCCGACCTCGTGCGCTGGTACCTTGCGCTGGGCGTGCCCATGCTGGAGGTGTGGGGCATGACCGAATCGTGCGGTGCCTCCACGGGCGTGCCGCCGTCGCGCATCATGCCGGGCTCGATCGGCCCGGCCACCAGCTACAACGAGGTTCGGCTCGATCCGCAAACCGGCGAAATCCTGGTGCGCGGCCCCAATGTCTTCATGGGATACCTCAACCTGCCCGAGAAAACCGCCGAGACCATCGACGCCGACGGCTGGCTGCACACCGGCGACGTGGGGACGGTCGACGCGGGAGGGTATTTCCGCATCACCGACCGCATGAAGGACATCATCATCACGGCAGGTGGAAAGAACATCACGCCGAGCGAGCTGGAGAACGAACTCAAGTTCAGCCCCTACATCACCGATGCGGTGGTGATCGGCGACAAGAGACCCTACCTGACGGTGATCGTCATGATCGACCAGGAGAACGTCGAGAAGTTTGCGCAGGACCACGATGTGCCTTTCAGCAACTACGAAAGCCTCACGCGTGCGCAAGAGGTGCTGGACCTGATCCAGGGCGAGATCGACCGCGTCAATGCCAAGTTTGCGCGGGTCGAGCAGATCAAGAAATTCTTCCTGCTCGAAACGCAGTTGAGTGCCGAGGACGAAGAGCTCACGCCGACGATGAAGCTCAAGCGCAAATTGGTGCAAACCAAGTATGCCGAGCGCATCGAGGCGATGTACCGCTGA